From a single Triplophysa rosa linkage group LG1, Trosa_1v2, whole genome shotgun sequence genomic region:
- the LOC130560718 gene encoding uncharacterized protein LOC130560718, which translates to MAFQIQVPFPVPFPLVTRKTDPLIQCIIDNKLQRLKKLIRGKDINGVYPSEVWEDDVTLLTAAVICKNKEICSYLIKESADPNKLSTNRLAPLHYAGCTRGVSLSIVKRLLAAKANPDGHDIQIFTPLQYAVDHNRDDIVKALLETGASASRNYGGNQVLDKKMDDMIHRLSSQNKDFEKVQIFFSFSCAVSKKPQTEVFSIYKAHFLKEHPFTHTLLFEEYFSVIGAGAEQYQQSAIKWLKDTKSADKYIEDVIKRFPRILKRSWTVAFNCLNAALCVSERLSPQIFNELVPILTNSVQPFGNAHGDRVNQLIPTVLDVMMQKTYKQKLNISHSVYENVCNGLMPLTKANSSQISLVTYGVFAQINDFAPEVVAKCGLSPVPERILNAAEIKMDETMKEKLQNLNTSLGDPSSFSAVDRICEENAVSPSTTKQKKKKKNQKKLESQVGEKEDEEKQSFPDTMTSIEETKSSVQPFTPPVENLPAERRWHPISRRWNEQFEKLSKIDTSKASPLRSYTLVLADEFKIAKGSDGTQVFLGLRDDGTEVAVKRMLKSNYQDLKNEETFLRLPELDSPSIVRYIDFAEDDNFGYLILQLCEYTLEEYIQDHLPDDSSQRTCVLKELVREVLCSLQVLHSQQTKVLHRDIKPQNVLIDIRGKAKLADFGISRRLKPSETTLRTSIAGTKFWKAKEAIDEKSNRGYKRSSDIQVAGMLVYYILSSGHHPFGKGPFCEVNILQGKYTLEHLEDDVAKDLVEWMINEDPEKRLTVDQTLAHPFFWNDERKVEYVKKLGIQKEAEKYLNTDEELLHAIEEFTIGKSFYEWRNKFSPELVQKLEGKKKPYPENILGLLRFVRNLHEHYPDEAANINLMALFPDLFGSLYRFAKERGWHSRPSLKRLLNSVSQI; encoded by the exons ATGGCATTTCAGATCCAAGTTCCATTTCCAGTTCCTTTTCCATTAGTTACTAGAAAAACAGATCCCTTAATACAATGCATCATAGATAACAAGTTACAAAGATTAAAGAAATTAATCCGAGGAAAGGACATCAATGGGGTTTACCCTTCTGAAGTCTGGGAAGATGATGTCACACTGTTGACAGCAGCTGTTATATgcaagaacaaagaaatctgcTCATATCTTATTAAAGAATCTGCTGATCCTAACAAACTCTCAACAAATAGACTTGCTCCTCTACACTACGCTGGTTGTACACGTGGAGTTTCACTGAGTATCGTGAAAAGATTACTTGCAGCAAAAGCTAACCCTGATGGACATGATATACAGATTTTCACTCCATTGCAGTATGCTGTTGATCACAACCGTGATGACATTGTGAAAGCACTCCTGGAGACTGGAGCTTCAGCTTCAAGGAATTATGGAGGAAATCAAGTGCTTGACAAAAAAATGGACGACATGATTCATCGACTTTCCTCACAGAATAAAGATTTTGAGAAAGTACAgatatttttctctttctcttgtgCTGTTTCTAAAAAACCCCAGACAGAAGTTTTCAGCATCTATAAGGCACATTTCCTTAAAGAGCATCCTTTTACTCATACACTTCTGTTTGAGGAGTACTTTAGTGTTATTGGTGCAGGTGCAGAGCAGTATCAGCAGAGTGCCATCAAGTGGTTGAAAGACACAAAGAGCGCAGACAAATACATTGAGGACGTCATCAAGCGCTTTCCAAGAATTCTTAAACGTTCTTGGACTGTTGCATTTAATTGCTTAAATGCTGCTTTGTGTGTCAGTGAAAGGCTTTCTCCTCAAATATTCAATGAACTTGTGCCAATTCTAACAAACAGTGTCCAGCCTTTTGGAAATGCACATGGAGACAGAGTCAATCAATTGATACCAACAGTACTTGATGTCATGATGCAAAAAACCTATAagcaaaaattaaatataagtcATTCTGTATATGAAAATGTATGCAACGGTTTAATGCCTCTTACAAAAGCTAATTCAAGTCAAATTAGTCTTGTGACCTATGGAGTGTTTGCTCAGATAAATGACTTTGCTCCAGAAGTTGTTGCAAAGTGTGGATTGTCTCCAGTACCAGAGAGGATACTTAATGCTGCAGAAATAAAGATGGATGAAACCATGAAGGAAAAACTTCAAAATCTGAACACATCACTTGGAGATCCATCAAGTTTCAGTGCAGTGGATAGAATATGTGAGGAAAATGCGGTTTCCCcttcaacaacaaaacagaagaagaaaaagaaaaatcagaAAAAGCTGGAATCACAAGTAGGAGAGAAGGAAGATGAAGAGAAGCAATCGTTTCCTGACACAATGACATCCATCGAGGAGACAAAGTCAAGTGTGCAGCCCTTCACACCGCCTGTTGAGAATCTTCCAGCAGAAAGACGGTGGCATCCGATCAGTCGTCGCTGGAACGAACAATTTGAAAAACTGTCTAAAATTGATACCAGCAAAGCCTCTCCATTACGAAGTTACACTCTTGTACTCGCTGATGAGTTTAAGATCGCTAAAGGAAGTGATGGAACACAGGTTTTCCTCGGTCTAAGAGATGATGGCACAGAGGTGGCTGTGAAACGAATGCTTAAGTCCAACTATCAGGACCTCAAGAATGAGGAGACATTTTTACGACTTCCAGAACTTGATAGTCCTTCTATTGTGCGCTATATAGACTTTGCAGAAGATGACAACTTTGGATACCTTATTCTTCAGCTTTGTGAGTACACACTTGAAGAATACATCCAAGATCACTTACCAGACGATAGCTCTCAGAGGACTTGTGTTTTGAAAGAGCTTGTGAGGGAAGTGCTCTGCAGTCTACAAGTTCTGCACAGCCAACAAACTAAAGTACTTCATCGGGACATCAAACCCCAGAACGTTCTGATTG ACATAAGAGGGAAAGCTAAACTGGCAGATTTTGGAATAAGTCGCAGACTGAAACCGAGTGAAACCACTTTACGAACAAGCATCGCTGGAACTAAATTCTGGAAGGCAAAAGAAGCAATAGATGAGAAGAGCAACAGAGGGTACAAAAGAAGTTCTGACATTCAG GTTGCTGGGATGTTAGTGTACTACATTCTCTCCAGCGGGCATCATCCATTTGGCAAAGGTCCATTTTGTGAGGTCAACATTCTGCAAGGAAAATACACACTAGAACACCTGGAGGATGATGTAGCGAAGGATCTTGTGGAGTGGATGATCAATGAAGATCCAGAAAAGAGACTAACTGTTGATCAAACACTTGCACACCCCTTCTTCTGGAATGATGAAAG GAAAGTGGAGTATGTAAAGAAATTGGGGATTCAGAAAGAGGCAGAGAAGTATCTTAATACTGACGAGGAGCTGCTTCATGCCATTGAAGAATTCACGATAGGAAAAAGCTTTTATGAATGGAGAAATAAA TTCTCTCCTGAGCTTGTCCAGAAACTGGAGGGTAAGAAGAAACCTTATCCTGAGAATATACTGGGCCTGCTGCGTTTTGTACGCAACCTGCACGAGCATTA CCCAGATGAAGCAGCAAACATCAACCTAATGGCTCTATTCCCTGATCTCTTTGGGAGTTTGTACAGGTTTGCCAAGGAGAGAGGATGGCACTCCAGACCGAGTCTCAAGAGACTTTTGAACTCAGTTTCACAGATTTGA